The following coding sequences lie in one Miscanthus floridulus cultivar M001 chromosome 9, ASM1932011v1, whole genome shotgun sequence genomic window:
- the LOC136482306 gene encoding 4-coumarate--CoA ligase 5-like codes for MVSPTEPQAETTTVFRSTLPDIAIPDHLPLHDYVLERLAERRDRACLIDGTTGETLTFGDVDRLSRRVAAGMRAALGVRSGGTVMLLLPNSVEFALAFLACSRLGAAATTANPLHTPPEIAKQAAASGATVVITEPAFVGKVRGLAGVAVVATGDGAEGCVSFSDLLASSTNDDSAAAIDVADDVVALPYSSGTTGLPKGVMLSHRGLVTSVAQLVDGDNPNLHFREDDVVLCVLPMFHVYSLHSILLCGMRAGAALVIMKRFDTLRMFELVKRHRITIVPLVLPIAVEMAKSDAIDSHDLSSVRMVISGAAPMGKELQDMLRAKLPRAVLGKGYGMTEAGPVLSMCMAFAKEPLPVKSGACGTVVRNAELKIIDPETGLSLPRNQPGEICIRGKQLMKGYLNNPEATAKTIDSEGWLHTGDIGYVDDDDETFIVDRLKELIKYKGFQIAPAELEAMLIAHPSIADAAVVPMKDDSCGEIPVAFVVTSGGSETTEDEIKQYVAKQVVFYKRLHKIFLLVAIPKAPSGKILRKDLRAKLASGFSNGSAC; via the exons ATGGTGTCGCCGACGGAGCCGCAGGCCGAGACGACGACGGTGTTCCGCTCGACGCTTCCCGACATCGCCATCCCGGACCACCTCCCGCTCCACGACTACGTCCTGGAGCGCCTGGCGGAGCGCCGCGACCGCGCGTGCCTCATCGACGGCACGACGGGCGAGACGCTCACGTTCGGCGACGTGGACCGGCTGTCGCGCCGCGTCGCGGCCGGGATGCGCGCCGCCCTCGGCGTCCGCAGCGGGGGCACGGTGATGCTGCTGCTCCCAAACTCCGTGGAGTTCGCGCTCGCGTTCCTCGCGTGCTCCCGCctcggcgccgccgccaccacggccAACCCACTCCACACCCCGCCCGAGATCGCCAAGCAGGCGGCGGCCTCCGGCGCCACCGTCGTCATCACCGAGCCGGCGTTCGTCGGCAAGGTGCGGGGGCTCGCCGGCGTCGCCGTCGTCGCCACGGGCGACGGCGCCGAGGGCTGCGTCTCGTTCTCCGACCTCCTCGCATCCTCCACCAACGACGATTCGGCGGCGGCCATCGACGTGGCGGACGACGTGGTCGCGCTGCCGTACTCGTCCGGCACGACGGGGCTGCCCAAGGGGGTGATGCTGTCGCACCGCGGGCTGGTGACCAGCGTGGCGCAGCTCGTGGACGGCGACAACCCGAACCTCCACTTCCGGGAGGACGACGTCGTGCTCTGCGTGCTGCCCATGTTCCACGTGTACTCGCTGCACTCCATCCTGCTGTGCGGGATGCGCGCCGGCGCCGCGCTCGTGATCATGAAGCGCTTCGACACCCTCCGCATGTTCGAGCTGGTGAAGCGGCACCGCATCACCATCGTCCCGCTCGTGCTGCCCATCGCCGTGGAGATGGCCAAGAGCGACGCCATCGACAGCCACGACCTCTCCTCGGTGCGCATGGTCATCTCGGGGGCCGCGCCCATGGGCAAGGAGCTGCAGGATATGCTGCGCGCCAAGCTCCCTCGCGCCGTGCTCGGAAAGGGGTATGGGATGACGGAGGCAGGCCCGGTGCTCTCAATGTGCATGGCGTTTGCCAAGGAGCCGTTGCCGGTGAAGTCCGGCGCCTGCGGCACGGTGGTGAGGAACGCCGAGCTCAAGATCATCGACCCGGAGACCGGGCTGTCCCTCCCCCGCAACCAGCCCGGGGAGATCTGCATCAGGGGCAAGCAGTTGATGAAAG GGTACCTCAACAACCCGGAGGCCACGGCGAAGACCATCGACTCGGAGGGGTGGCTGCACACCGGAGACATCGGGTAcgttgacgacgacgacgaaaccTTCATCGTCGACCGGCTCAAGGAGCTCATCAAGTACAAGGGGTTCCAAATCGCTCCGGCGGAGCTCGAGGCCATGCTCATCGCCCACCCCAGCATCGCCGACGCCGCTGTCGTCCC AATGAAGGATGACTCCTGCGGCGAGATCCCGGTGGCGTTCGTCGTGACGTCCGGCGGCTCCGAGACCACCGAGGACGAGATCAAACAGTACGTGGCGAAACAG GTGGTGTTCTACAAGAGGCTGCACAAGATCTTCCTCCTGGTGGCTATCCCCAAGGCACCATCTGGCAAGATTTTGAGGAAGGATCTGAGAGCAAAGTTGGCGTCTGGATTTTCCAACGGATCAGCGTGTTGA